A genomic window from Onychostoma macrolepis isolate SWU-2019 chromosome 22, ASM1243209v1, whole genome shotgun sequence includes:
- the tjp3 gene encoding tight junction protein ZO-3 isoform X2 — translation MEDMTIWEQQTVTLSKDSKVGFGFAVSGGLDKPVNGDTAVVVSDVLPTGPAMGRLQTRDQIVMVNGVLMENVTSLYTIQNLRNCGKTANITVKRPRTIQIPASNRPTRSASQSNILDDDMPQRRGQRNTDTSRNRRARSVTPDRNGHDLPIMSGFKRLPNQDVQNKPIRTTLIKKKPTDEYGMKLGSQIFIKHMTPTGLAAKEGSLQEGDLVLKINGMTTENLSLLETKHLVEKSRGKLTMLVLRDDRKFLVSIPEVEDSPQNSTDERRQDSSSELEEISDLDSDLPTNRTSRPRDRRSRRNRANPVSKPRESPPLRSTLTKPPAQSMPPRRVPSESESDRSNSPPASRHGTLDNRDRYKVLSGISALPNPRASPVTQNWNSSTASQSRRAVSESDSDRSASPPPRRESPKPENHSRYKVLPDLPPPGMNSSSHSMSQDFPRRIASPYRPPPRAASESESDDSTRPQRSQESRNRYRATPEVMSVPVMEPPKWAKPSTPVQRAPSESESDVSYNSPPRTQSPVSKNSRSRPRAEMQAPVISSRQDSSFRAAPARPPPEYSSESERAPSPVRRSESPSHSSDHSFPRANGTLRSNVSIPNHTMLSSKTLEEPLYSLPPDAVPTPNLGYSSDQNHVSFVKEGNVGLRLVGGNDVGIFVGGVQPNSPAQRQGMQEGDQILEVNGVDFSHFTREEAAMYLMNIHAGDRIDIRTQNKMDIYKKILKSSLGDSFYIRTHFDHVAESSIGLSFTRGEVFRVVDTMHRGKLGTWLAVRMGNDLHELDKGTVPNQTRAETLANLEQAQRISAAERQASGPRAEFWKLRGLRGAKKNVRRTRDDLLQLTIQGKFPAYEKVVLREANFKRPIVILGPLNDIANEKLARELPDEFEVAEMVPRNGSESSSSVIKLDTVRRIAEQEKHPLLDITPTAVERLNYIQYHPMVLFLDPHSRKDLKSMRQKYMPGSNKSSRRLYAQALKLRKHYSHLFSARIDLQPNTNMWYDVLKDKIRQQQSKPVWVSEVALEGGGDEDLDAFNRENNSDYLSGASDYEDTDGEAITDGEAYTDNEDLEEPSVGIARNRSTALARSSEPATGQTHSPEPYYDPEPYLEEEPKYTLPPGEIPPILHVPQPRSSHLVPASPEQEDDVPSQRSFSDSDFSAGDFAAPPAPSDVPPNFRAPDPKEVQSETPPLSAIEEKLQQARMAEPERKPSPSFIVLAHHEAMQMRRTQIRGSDSDSDEDERDDFSVVDDEADDIEWGPATEL, via the exons ATGGAAGACATGACGATTTGGGAGCAGCAGACGGTCACGTTATCGAAA GATTCCAAGGTCGGCTTTGGTTTTGCGGTCTCAGGTGGGCTTGACAAGCCAGTTAATGGGGACACAGCAGTGGTGGTCTCTGACGTGCTTCCCACTGGCCCTGCCATGGGTCGTCTTCA GACACGGGATCAGATAGTTATGGTGAATGGTGTTTTGATGGAGAACGTCACCTCACTTTACACTATTCAAAATCTGAGGAACTGCGGGAAAACGGCAAACATT ACTGTGAAGAGGCCACGCACAATTCAGATCCCTGCGAGCAACAGACCTACTCGTTCTGCCTCACAATCCAACATACTAGACGACGATATGCCACAGAGGAGGGGTCAGCGCAACACCGACACCAGCCGTAACCGACGAGCTCGAAGCGTGACGCCTGACCGCAACGGTCACGACCTTCCCATCATGTCCGGCTTCAAGAGACTTCCCAATCAGGATGTGCAAAACAAACCCATCAGAACAACCCTGATCAAGAAAAAACCCACAGACG AGTACGGAATGAAGTTGGGGAGCCAAATTTTCATCAAACACATGACTCCCACCGGTCTGGCTGCCAAAGAGGGCAGCCTTCAAGAAGGAGACCTTGTTTTGAAG ATTAACGGCATGACGACAGAAAATCTGTCCTTGCTGGAGACCAAGCACCTGGTGGAGAAGTCTAGAGGTAAATTGACCATGTTGGTGTTGAGGGATGACAGAAAGTTCCTCGTCAGCATTCCTGAAGTGGAGGACAGTCCTCAAAACAGTACCGACGAGAGGCGGCAAGACAGTAGCTCAGAGCTGGAGG AAATCTCAGACCTGGATTCTGACCTCCCCACAAACCGAACATCCCGTCCAAGAGACCGTCGTTCTCGCAG AAATCGTGCCAATCCTGTGTCAAAACCACGAGAATCGCCACCTTTGCGCTCTACACTCACAAAACCGCCCGCTCAATCAATGCCCCCTCGCAGAG TTCCCTCAGAGTCTGAATCGGACCGCAGCAACTCGCCTCCAGCGTCAAGACATGGCACTCTTGACAACAGAGACCGATACAA GGTTCTCTCCGGGATCTCTGCGTTGCCAAACCCTCGAGCCTCACCCGTCACCCAGAACTGGAACTCCTCCACTGCCTCTCAGTCTCGCAGAG CCGTTTCTGAGTCCGATTCAGACCGAAGCGCCTCTCCACCCCCAAGGCGTGAGAGTCCCAAACCTGAAAATCACTCCAGATACAA GGTGCTCCCCGATCTTCCTCCTCCGGGTATGAACTCCTCCTCTCATAGCATGTCTCAGGATTTCCCTCGCCGCATAGCGTCTCCTTACAGGCCTCCACCCAGAG CTGCATCAGAGTCCGAATCGGACGATAGTACCAGACCTCAGCGCAGCCAGGAGTCGCGCAATAGATACAG GGCGACACCTGAGGTCATGTCAGTCCCTGTAATGGAGCCCCCAAAATGGGCGAAACCCTCAACACCTGTACAGAGAG CTCCCTCAGAATCTGAATCAGATGTGAGTTACAACTCTCCTCCGAGAACACAGTCTCCAGTCAGCAAAAACTCCAGAAGCAGACCAAG AGCTGAAATGCAGGCGCCGGTCATCAGCAGCCGACAGGATTCTTCATTCAGAGCCGCTCCTGCCAGACCTCCACCTGAAT ATTCCTCTGAGTCAGAAAGAGCCCCATCGCCTGTCAGGAGATCTGAGAGTCCCAGCCACAGCAGTGATCACAG TTTCCCACGTGCTAACGGCACTCTCCGCTCTAACGTGTCTATTCCCAACCACACCATGTTGAGCT CGAAAACTTTAGAGGAGCCACTTTATTCACTTCCTCCAGATGCAGTGCCAACACCAAACCTGGG GTACAGCTCAGATCAGAACCACGTCAGCTTTGTGAAGGAGGGCAATGTTGGGTTGAGGTTGGTGGGAGGAAATGATGTTGGCATCTTTGTTGGTGGTGTCCAGCCCAACAGTCCAGCCCAGAGACAAGGCATGCAAGAGGGTGATCAGATACTGGAG GTGAATGGTGTGGACTTCAGTCACTTCACCAGAGAGGAAGCAGCTATGTATCTCATGAACATCCACGCTGGCGACCGCATCGATATCCGGACTCAGAACAAAATGGACA TCTACAAGAAGATTTTGAAGTCCAGCCTTGGTGACTCTTTCTACATCCGTACACACTTTGACCACGTGGCTGAGAGCAGTATTGGCTTGAGCTTCACCAGAGGCGAGGTGTTCAGAGTGGTGGACACTATGCACCGCGGGAAGCTGGGAACCTGGCTAGCTGTGCGCATGGGCAATGATCTACATGAGCTGGACAAAGGCACCGTTCCTAACCAGACCAG GGCTGAAACTTTGGCAAATTTAGAGCAGGCACAGAGAATTAGTGCAGCTGAACGCCAGGCCTCTGGCCCCAGAGCCGAATTCTGGAAGTTACGGGGTCTCAGAGGGGCTAAAAAGAATGTCAGAAGAACCCGCGATGACCTCCTACAGTTGACGATTCAAGGCAAATTTCCAGCATATGAGAAAGTCGTTCTGAGAGAGG CCAATTTCAAACGGCCTATCGTCATTTTGGGTCCTCTGAATGACATTGCAAATGAGAAGCTGGCCCGGGAGTTGCCAGATGAATTTGAAGTTGCAG AAATGGTACCCAGAAATGGAAGTGAAAGTTCATCCAGTGTCATCAAACTGGACACAGTGAGGCGAATAGCAGAGCAG GAAAAGCATCCCTTGCTGGACATTACACCCACTGCAGTAGAAAGATTGAATTATATCCAGTACCATCCCATGGTGCTCTTCTTGGATCCTCATAGTCGAAAAGACTTGAAGTCAATGAGGCAAAAATACATGCCAGGCTCCAACAAGAGCTCTCGTCGCCTATATGCTCAGGCCTTAAAGCTGAGGAAACACTATAGTCATCTATTTTCCG CACGTATTGATCTTCAGCCTAATACAAACATGTGGTATGATGTTTTGAAAGACAAGATTCGGCAGCAGCAATCTAAACCGGTCTGGGTTTCTGAAGTTGCG TTGGAGGGAGGCGGCGATGAAGACCTTGACGCTTTCAACCGTGAAAATAACTCTGACTACCTCAGTGGTGCCAGCGACTATGAGGACACTGACGGTGAGGCCATTACGGATGGTGAAGCCTACACAGACAACGAGGACCTGGAAGAGCCCTCTGTAGGCATCGCCAGAAACCGCAGCACTGCACTGGCCCGCTCTTCAGAGCCCGCCACTGGGCAAACTCATAGTCCAGAACCTTACTATGACCCAGAGCCATACCTGGAGGAAGAGCCCAAGTACACCCTACCTCCCGGGGAAATACCTCCCATCCTCCATGTTCCACAGCCCCGATCTTCACACCTTGTCCCTGCCAGTCCCGAACAAGAAGATGATGTCCCCTCACAGCGGAGTTTCTCAGATTCAGACTTTAGTGCTGGTGACTTTGCTGCACCACCAGCACCTTCCGATGTTCCACCCAACTTCAGGGCACCAGATCCCAAAGAAGTCCAATCAGAGACACCTCCACTGTCAGCCATAGAGGAGAAACTACAACAG GCCCGTATGGCAGAACCAGAAAGGAAACCCTCCCCTTCATTTATAGT ACTGGCACATCACGAAGCCATGCAAATGCGGAGAACACAGATCAGAGGAAGCGACAGTGACAGCGATGAAGACGAGAGAGATGATTTTAGTGTAGTAGATGATGAAGCTGATGACATTGAATGGGGACCTGCAACAGAGCTGTAA
- the tjp3 gene encoding tight junction protein ZO-3 isoform X1: MEDMTIWEQQTVTLSKDSKVGFGFAVSGGLDKPVNGDTAVVVSDVLPTGPAMGRLQTRDQIVMVNGVLMENVTSLYTIQNLRNCGKTANITVKRPRTIQIPASNRPTRSASQSNILDDDMPQRRGQRNTDTSRNRRARSVTPDRNGHDLPIMSGFKRLPNQDVQNKPIRTTLIKKKPTDEYGMKLGSQIFIKHMTPTGLAAKEGSLQEGDLVLKINGMTTENLSLLETKHLVEKSRGKLTMLVLRDDRKFLVSIPEVEDSPQNSTDERRQDSSSELEEISDLDSDLPTNRTSRPRDRRSRRNRANPVSKPRESPPLRSTLTKPPAQSMPPRRVPSESESDRSNSPPASRHGTLDNRDRYKVLSGISALPNPRASPVTQNWNSSTASQSRRAVSESDSDRSASPPPRRESPKPENHSRYKVLPDLPPPGMNSSSHSMSQDFPRRIASPYRPPPRAASESESDDSTRPQRSQESRNRYRATPEVMSVPVMEPPKWAKPSTPVQRAPSESESDVSYNSPPRTQSPVSKNSRSRPRAEMQAPVISSRQDSSFRAAPARPPPECLNNALVAFVFLNISASVHLCNIVVLVRPPDSSESERAPSPVRRSESPSHSSDHSFPRANGTLRSNVSIPNHTMLSSKTLEEPLYSLPPDAVPTPNLGYSSDQNHVSFVKEGNVGLRLVGGNDVGIFVGGVQPNSPAQRQGMQEGDQILEVNGVDFSHFTREEAAMYLMNIHAGDRIDIRTQNKMDIYKKILKSSLGDSFYIRTHFDHVAESSIGLSFTRGEVFRVVDTMHRGKLGTWLAVRMGNDLHELDKGTVPNQTRAETLANLEQAQRISAAERQASGPRAEFWKLRGLRGAKKNVRRTRDDLLQLTIQGKFPAYEKVVLREANFKRPIVILGPLNDIANEKLARELPDEFEVAEMVPRNGSESSSSVIKLDTVRRIAEQEKHPLLDITPTAVERLNYIQYHPMVLFLDPHSRKDLKSMRQKYMPGSNKSSRRLYAQALKLRKHYSHLFSARIDLQPNTNMWYDVLKDKIRQQQSKPVWVSEVALEGGGDEDLDAFNRENNSDYLSGASDYEDTDGEAITDGEAYTDNEDLEEPSVGIARNRSTALARSSEPATGQTHSPEPYYDPEPYLEEEPKYTLPPGEIPPILHVPQPRSSHLVPASPEQEDDVPSQRSFSDSDFSAGDFAAPPAPSDVPPNFRAPDPKEVQSETPPLSAIEEKLQQARMAEPERKPSPSFIVLAHHEAMQMRRTQIRGSDSDSDEDERDDFSVVDDEADDIEWGPATEL; the protein is encoded by the exons ATGGAAGACATGACGATTTGGGAGCAGCAGACGGTCACGTTATCGAAA GATTCCAAGGTCGGCTTTGGTTTTGCGGTCTCAGGTGGGCTTGACAAGCCAGTTAATGGGGACACAGCAGTGGTGGTCTCTGACGTGCTTCCCACTGGCCCTGCCATGGGTCGTCTTCA GACACGGGATCAGATAGTTATGGTGAATGGTGTTTTGATGGAGAACGTCACCTCACTTTACACTATTCAAAATCTGAGGAACTGCGGGAAAACGGCAAACATT ACTGTGAAGAGGCCACGCACAATTCAGATCCCTGCGAGCAACAGACCTACTCGTTCTGCCTCACAATCCAACATACTAGACGACGATATGCCACAGAGGAGGGGTCAGCGCAACACCGACACCAGCCGTAACCGACGAGCTCGAAGCGTGACGCCTGACCGCAACGGTCACGACCTTCCCATCATGTCCGGCTTCAAGAGACTTCCCAATCAGGATGTGCAAAACAAACCCATCAGAACAACCCTGATCAAGAAAAAACCCACAGACG AGTACGGAATGAAGTTGGGGAGCCAAATTTTCATCAAACACATGACTCCCACCGGTCTGGCTGCCAAAGAGGGCAGCCTTCAAGAAGGAGACCTTGTTTTGAAG ATTAACGGCATGACGACAGAAAATCTGTCCTTGCTGGAGACCAAGCACCTGGTGGAGAAGTCTAGAGGTAAATTGACCATGTTGGTGTTGAGGGATGACAGAAAGTTCCTCGTCAGCATTCCTGAAGTGGAGGACAGTCCTCAAAACAGTACCGACGAGAGGCGGCAAGACAGTAGCTCAGAGCTGGAGG AAATCTCAGACCTGGATTCTGACCTCCCCACAAACCGAACATCCCGTCCAAGAGACCGTCGTTCTCGCAG AAATCGTGCCAATCCTGTGTCAAAACCACGAGAATCGCCACCTTTGCGCTCTACACTCACAAAACCGCCCGCTCAATCAATGCCCCCTCGCAGAG TTCCCTCAGAGTCTGAATCGGACCGCAGCAACTCGCCTCCAGCGTCAAGACATGGCACTCTTGACAACAGAGACCGATACAA GGTTCTCTCCGGGATCTCTGCGTTGCCAAACCCTCGAGCCTCACCCGTCACCCAGAACTGGAACTCCTCCACTGCCTCTCAGTCTCGCAGAG CCGTTTCTGAGTCCGATTCAGACCGAAGCGCCTCTCCACCCCCAAGGCGTGAGAGTCCCAAACCTGAAAATCACTCCAGATACAA GGTGCTCCCCGATCTTCCTCCTCCGGGTATGAACTCCTCCTCTCATAGCATGTCTCAGGATTTCCCTCGCCGCATAGCGTCTCCTTACAGGCCTCCACCCAGAG CTGCATCAGAGTCCGAATCGGACGATAGTACCAGACCTCAGCGCAGCCAGGAGTCGCGCAATAGATACAG GGCGACACCTGAGGTCATGTCAGTCCCTGTAATGGAGCCCCCAAAATGGGCGAAACCCTCAACACCTGTACAGAGAG CTCCCTCAGAATCTGAATCAGATGTGAGTTACAACTCTCCTCCGAGAACACAGTCTCCAGTCAGCAAAAACTCCAGAAGCAGACCAAG AGCTGAAATGCAGGCGCCGGTCATCAGCAGCCGACAGGATTCTTCATTCAGAGCCGCTCCTGCCAGACCTCCACCTGAATGTCTGAATAATGCACTTGTTGCCTTTGTGTTCCTGAATATTTCTGCATCTGTGCATCTTTGTAATATTGTTGTTTTGGTTCGCCCACCAGATTCCTCTGAGTCAGAAAGAGCCCCATCGCCTGTCAGGAGATCTGAGAGTCCCAGCCACAGCAGTGATCACAG TTTCCCACGTGCTAACGGCACTCTCCGCTCTAACGTGTCTATTCCCAACCACACCATGTTGAGCT CGAAAACTTTAGAGGAGCCACTTTATTCACTTCCTCCAGATGCAGTGCCAACACCAAACCTGGG GTACAGCTCAGATCAGAACCACGTCAGCTTTGTGAAGGAGGGCAATGTTGGGTTGAGGTTGGTGGGAGGAAATGATGTTGGCATCTTTGTTGGTGGTGTCCAGCCCAACAGTCCAGCCCAGAGACAAGGCATGCAAGAGGGTGATCAGATACTGGAG GTGAATGGTGTGGACTTCAGTCACTTCACCAGAGAGGAAGCAGCTATGTATCTCATGAACATCCACGCTGGCGACCGCATCGATATCCGGACTCAGAACAAAATGGACA TCTACAAGAAGATTTTGAAGTCCAGCCTTGGTGACTCTTTCTACATCCGTACACACTTTGACCACGTGGCTGAGAGCAGTATTGGCTTGAGCTTCACCAGAGGCGAGGTGTTCAGAGTGGTGGACACTATGCACCGCGGGAAGCTGGGAACCTGGCTAGCTGTGCGCATGGGCAATGATCTACATGAGCTGGACAAAGGCACCGTTCCTAACCAGACCAG GGCTGAAACTTTGGCAAATTTAGAGCAGGCACAGAGAATTAGTGCAGCTGAACGCCAGGCCTCTGGCCCCAGAGCCGAATTCTGGAAGTTACGGGGTCTCAGAGGGGCTAAAAAGAATGTCAGAAGAACCCGCGATGACCTCCTACAGTTGACGATTCAAGGCAAATTTCCAGCATATGAGAAAGTCGTTCTGAGAGAGG CCAATTTCAAACGGCCTATCGTCATTTTGGGTCCTCTGAATGACATTGCAAATGAGAAGCTGGCCCGGGAGTTGCCAGATGAATTTGAAGTTGCAG AAATGGTACCCAGAAATGGAAGTGAAAGTTCATCCAGTGTCATCAAACTGGACACAGTGAGGCGAATAGCAGAGCAG GAAAAGCATCCCTTGCTGGACATTACACCCACTGCAGTAGAAAGATTGAATTATATCCAGTACCATCCCATGGTGCTCTTCTTGGATCCTCATAGTCGAAAAGACTTGAAGTCAATGAGGCAAAAATACATGCCAGGCTCCAACAAGAGCTCTCGTCGCCTATATGCTCAGGCCTTAAAGCTGAGGAAACACTATAGTCATCTATTTTCCG CACGTATTGATCTTCAGCCTAATACAAACATGTGGTATGATGTTTTGAAAGACAAGATTCGGCAGCAGCAATCTAAACCGGTCTGGGTTTCTGAAGTTGCG TTGGAGGGAGGCGGCGATGAAGACCTTGACGCTTTCAACCGTGAAAATAACTCTGACTACCTCAGTGGTGCCAGCGACTATGAGGACACTGACGGTGAGGCCATTACGGATGGTGAAGCCTACACAGACAACGAGGACCTGGAAGAGCCCTCTGTAGGCATCGCCAGAAACCGCAGCACTGCACTGGCCCGCTCTTCAGAGCCCGCCACTGGGCAAACTCATAGTCCAGAACCTTACTATGACCCAGAGCCATACCTGGAGGAAGAGCCCAAGTACACCCTACCTCCCGGGGAAATACCTCCCATCCTCCATGTTCCACAGCCCCGATCTTCACACCTTGTCCCTGCCAGTCCCGAACAAGAAGATGATGTCCCCTCACAGCGGAGTTTCTCAGATTCAGACTTTAGTGCTGGTGACTTTGCTGCACCACCAGCACCTTCCGATGTTCCACCCAACTTCAGGGCACCAGATCCCAAAGAAGTCCAATCAGAGACACCTCCACTGTCAGCCATAGAGGAGAAACTACAACAG GCCCGTATGGCAGAACCAGAAAGGAAACCCTCCCCTTCATTTATAGT ACTGGCACATCACGAAGCCATGCAAATGCGGAGAACACAGATCAGAGGAAGCGACAGTGACAGCGATGAAGACGAGAGAGATGATTTTAGTGTAGTAGATGATGAAGCTGATGACATTGAATGGGGACCTGCAACAGAGCTGTAA